Genomic window (Fibrobacter sp. UBA4297):
CTTCGTGACGCATTCGAACTTTTCCCAAGTTCCGATGTCGCGGTCCTGGACGAGCATGCCACCAATCACGTGCTTATAGACCTTGCATGCGACTGCCTTCTTGATTTCGCCCACTTCGAGGAGACGAATGTCCTTGGACTTGTTCTTGAGGAATTCGAGAGCGTCGTCATCGAAAGCCGGAGCGAGCAAGATTTCAACGAACTTGCCCTTGAGGAATTCGGCAGTCTTGAGGTCAACCTTGCGAGTCACGGCAATCACAGAACCGAAAGCGGACACCGGGTCACCAGCCCAAGCGGCTTCGAGAGCTTCGCGGAGCGTTTCGCCCGTAGCAAGACCGCACGGATTCATGTGCTTTACGATCACGACAGCATTGCCGTCGCTGAATTCGCGAGCCATTTCGAGGGCGGCGTCAGCATCGACGATGTTGTTGAAAGAAAGTTCCTTGCCCCAGAGCTGCTTTGCAGAAGCGAGGTTTGCTTCGGTGCAGGTCGGGTCGCGGTAGAATACAGCGGACTGGTGGGAGTTTTCGCCGTAGCGCATCGGCTGCGGGTCAACGAATTTCAAAACGAGTTCTTCGGACATATCATTTCCTTTGTGGATTTTTTCGCAGAGAAATATAGAAAAAATGCCCACGCACGGTGGGCACTCAATAATAACTATTGACCAATGACTAATGACCATTGACCAAAATTAGAACAAACTAGCAGGCGGGTTGTTGTCGTCCATTCCCGGCAAATTCGGGTTCTGCGGGAGGTTCGCCAGCGGGTCTTCGGGTTCAACGATAAGGTTGTAATATACGTTGTTCTTAAGTTCGTCTTCGATGTAGAAGAGCGTTCCGCCCATAGCGCTGCCGCAACCGGCGCATGCGCCCTGGTAACGGATTTGCAAGCGGTTATCGTCAGTGAGGTCTAGAATCTGGATGTCGCCACCGTCGCCTTGGAGCGTTCCGCGGACGGTCTGGTGCAGCCACTGTTCAATTTTTTCAATCTTTTGTGCCTTGGTGAGAGCATTCCATTCGGCGTCGGCTTCGGCACGGCCTTCGGCGGTCTGCGTGCGGTACTTGATGCGTTCCATCTTCTCGCGGACGATAATTGCTGTAGCTTTCTTTTCGGGGTAGACGAGCAGAATTTTCGAGATGAGCGTGTTCATCTGCTTTATTTCTACGGCATCCTCCGGGATGGCTCGGACGTCCGGCGTGTCGCGCAGTTCTTCTTCGAGGCTTTCGGCGGTAATCTTGCAGGCGTCATCGACCGTAGCCATCTGAATCTTGCGGCAGAACGAATCGGCAAGGGCGGTAAAGAGCGGCCCGCCGTACGTAAAGAATCGCGTTTCCAGAATCTTGTCGCATTCCGGGTCAATCATCAAATAGACCTTGAGACTCGCTTCCTTCACATCGACGAGGGCGAGTCCCTTTTCGTCGGCTTCAATCTGGAAAATCGCCCCTCGGTACTTGGGAGCCTTAGCAATATCTTGTAACTTCTGAGAGAATTTAGCGCTTTGTTCTTCGTTCATGCGCGCTAATTTAGAAATTTATGGAGCATTTGGGGAGGGTCTTGTAAAACCTATTTAAAATGTAGGATTTTTTGATGTTTTCCGTAAAAAAGGGGCGTGGCTAGCCTTTTAATAGGGGTGTGGCGGGCATTTTGAAGCATGGAAAACGCAAAATTACGTATTCAAAGCATAAAAAAGACTATGTAAGTACGTAATGGCAAAATAGTTAATTTGTGCGTTACGTACTTGAGAGTCGTAACAAAGGGGTTTAGTATGTAAAATATGGCTACAAGCGGCTGATATTAGTGCAAAAAAGGCTTTTTGCAAATGAAAATGGGGCTTTTCCCTTTATTTTCGCTCGAAAAAGTCGAAATTTACGTACCAACAGCTTATAAAAAGCACCAAAAGTACGTAAGTGTCAAAAAGCGAGTGTTTTATTACACACTAAAGAATCTTGAAGCTGCTGCAGATATGTAAATCCGCATTGCTTTGGCTGGCCAAATACAGTATAAGGCAAAAAAACATTAAAAATGCCCGCGCTATGGCGGGCATTCTAGAAATGTTGGATCCTATCGCCTTCGGCTCCAGGATGACGTAGCCAGGCATTAGGCTTTAATTATAGTATCCTTGGCGAGGACGACGATGCCGGATTCGGTCACGTGGAAAAGCTGCTTGTCGCGTTCCAGGTCGTAACCAATCTGGAAACCGGCTGGAATATGCAAGCCCTTTTCAACGATAGCGCGGCGCACCTTGGCACCCGGGCCAATCGTCACGTTCGGGAAGAGGATAGATTCTTCGACGAGAGCATCCTTCTGGATGGTGACACCCGGCGAGAGAATGCTCTTCACAACCGTACCGCCACCGATAATGCAACCCGCAGAAACGATGGAATCAACGGCTGCACCCTGATGGCTTTCGTTGTCGCCCGCAAAGAAACGTGCAGGTGGCTGGTTCCAGTTGTAAGTACGAATCGGCCAGTAGTTGTTGTAAAGGTCGAACGGCGGATTTTCGGAGCAAAGGTCCATGTTTGCTTCGAAGAAGGCGTCAAGCGTACCCACGTCGCGCCAGTAACCCTTGGTCGATGCCTTTTCGCCACGCACGATGTTTGTGTTGAAGTCGTAGACATACACCGGGTATTCCTTGTACAAGCGCGGAATGATGTGCTTGCCAAAGTCCGTAGCACCGTCGTTTGCGCCCTTCAAGAGTTCGCGAACGAGGAACTTGCTCGTGAAGAGGTAGTTACCCATGCTAGCGAGGCACCAGCCCGGACGGTTCGGCATCTGCTTCGGTTCCTTCGGCTTTTCTTCGAAACCGATCATGCGGTTATCCGCGTCAATTTCGATAATGCCAAATTCGCGAGCCTCTTCAACCGGCACCGGAATAGCAGCAATCGTGAGGAGGGCCGCACGGCTCAAGTGGAAATCAATCATCTGGTTGATGTCCATCTTGTAAATGTGGTCGCCACCGAAAATCGCCACGAGGTCCGGACGTTCGTCGGTAATCAAGTTGATGTTCTGGAAAATGGCGTCGGCAGTACCGCGATACCATTCATCGCCAGTGCGCATCTGGGCGGGCACGAGGTCCACGTACTGGTCCAAACTTGCGTTCAGGCTCCAGGCTGCAGAAATATGCTTGTTCAGCGAATCGCTCTTGAACTGCGTCAAGACCTTGATTTTGAAAATGCCGGAGTTGATGAAGTTGTTAAGGACGAAGTCGATGATGCGGTAGGTTCCGCCAAAGTGGACGGCGGGTTTTGCACGGTCGCGGGTGAGGGGCTGTAGACGGCTCCCTTGTCCACCTGCCATGATCATGCAAAGAATATTCTTTTGATGCTCTCTTGAGTAAGACCAGCTCATGAAATTCCTCTGTAAATTTAATTATGTAATAGCCGTCCATAAAATACTTTTTTTTTTGCAAAAAACCTTAAATTTTTGATTTTTTGTTAAAAAAAACATACCCCACCAAGGTGTTTGGCGGAGTATGTCCCATAAGAACATGTGAGATGGAATTGTAGAAGATTTTTTTTCGGCCTCTATACTGATTTTTAGTCTTTCGTCAATGTTTGCGCAAGCCTGGAAATAGCCGGATCTGCCTGTGCGTGCCACCCATTCTTCCATGATGTATTTGCCCCAGCCGATGATACTGTGGTCGGTAGGTGCTTTATTGGCAGAACGCATTCCCGTATTGAATGAGAGGATCTTGTAGTTGTCCTGTTCTATTAGAATTTATCAAAAAAATTAATAAAAATTCTATACAAAGGAAAAACGAGCGGCAAGATTTCTCTTGTCGCTCATTTTGTTGAAGTTGTAGACTTAACCGGATCCTTCGCTTGGCAGAGGGACGCCCGCTTCTAAATAAAAAAGGCCCCGTTCTTTCTGAACGAGAGCCTTTTTTTTGATGCCGTCAGCACTGATTAGAGGCTAATCAGGCCTTCCGTATCCTTGCTCATGGCGTCATAGAACGCGTAGCGAGCATCGACTTCCTTCTGGAGGTCGTCGGCGAGAGCCTTGGCGACTTCCGGATTGGTGCGGGTGAGGGCCTTGAAGCGGTTTTCGGTGTAGATGTATTCCGCAACCGGGATTGTCGGCTTCTTGGAGTCGAGGATAAGCGGAGCCTTTCCTTCAGCGGCGAGAGCCGGATTGTAGCGCAACAGTGTCCAGTAACCGGAATCCACGGCCATCTTCTGGTGCTGAAGCTGGCTGTTGAGATCGAAACCGTGGTTGATGCAGGGGCAGTAGCAGATGATCAAAGACGGACCATTGTGAGCTTCTGCTTCCTGGAGAACCTTCAGGGCCTGAGCGTCGTTTGCACCGAGGGCGATACGGCCCACGTACACATTCTTGTAGCTCATGGCGATAAGGCCGAGGTCCTTCTTGCCAGCGCGCTTACCAGCGGCGGCGAAGAGGGCGACTGCGCCACGGTTCGTGGCCTTGGAGGCCTGTCCACCGGTGTTGGAGTACACTTCGGTATCAAGGACGCAGATGTTCACGTTTTCACCAGTTGCCATGACGTGGTCGAGACCACCGTAACCGATGTCGTATGCCCAACCGTCACCACCGAAGATCCACACGGACTTCTTCACGAGGTAGTCGGCGAATTCGTCGCGGAGGCTGACGGATGCATCGTCGGTAGCACCGGCGAGGGCTGCCTTCAGGGCGGCGACGTTTTCACGCTGGGCCTTGATGCCGGCTTCATCGTCCTGCTTCTGGGTCGTGAGCTTTTCCTTGAGTTCTGCAGGAACGTTCACGGCTTCGAGGAGGCTCAAAGCCTGCTTGGCATGCTTCGTGATAGCGAGGCGCATACCGAGACCGAATTCAGCGTTGTCTTCGAACAAGCTGTTTGCCCAAGCCGGACCGCGGCCTTCCTTGTTCTTTGCCCACGGAGTGGTCGGGAGGTTACCGCCGTAAATGGAGGAGCAACCCGTAGCGTTCGCGACAACCATGCGGTCACCGAACAACTGAGAAACGAGACGCACGTAAGCGGTTTCTCCGCAGCCTGCGCAGGAGCCGGAGAATTCGAACAACGGTTCGAGGAGCATGGCCTGCTTGACGAGGTTCTTGTTGACCTTGGTACGGTCGAATTCCGGGAGGTCGACGAAGAAGTCCCAGCACTTGCCTTCCTGAACCTTGATCGGTTCCTGCGGCACCATGTTGATTGCCTTCTTGGTGGTGTCGGTCTTGTCCTTACCGATACAGGCCTGCGTACAAACGCCGCAACCCGTACAGTCGTAGCTGGACACGGAAATTGCAAATACCGGCTTGTCGGAACCTTCGAGCTTGAAGCCCTTGGCCGGGGTGTACTTGAAGCCTTCCGGAGCGTTCTTCACGGCGGATTCGTCCACAACCTTCATACGGATGGCTGCATGCGGGCAGACCATGGCGCACTTGCCGCACTGCACGCATGCGTCCGGATTCCAGGACGGGATGTTGAGGGCGAGGTCGCGCTTTTCGTACTTGGTGGTACCGGTCGGGAACACACCGTCGCAAGGCATCTTGGAGACCGGGAGCTGTTCGCCGTTGCCCTTGATGATTTCGGCAGTGACTTCGTTCACGAACTTCGGAGCGTTGCCGTGGATCGGAGCGCGGAATTCCTTCGTGCTGGTGACAGCGGACGGAACCTTGACTTCGAAGAGGTTAGCAAGAGAAGCATCGATAGCGTCCCAGTTCTTCTGGACGACTTCCATACCCTTCTTGGCGTAGGTCTTTTCGGCGTACTTCTTGATGTACTTGATAGCAGTTTCTGCATCGAGAACGTTACCGAGCTTAGAGAAGAAGCAGGTCTGCATCACAGTGTTGATGCGACGGCCCATGCCGGTCTTAGCAGCAACAGCATAAGCGTCGATGACGAACACCTTGAGGTGCTTCTTGATAATGGCTTCCTGAACCGGACGCGGGAAGGTATCCCAAACGGTGTCAGCGGAGTGCGGGGTGTTCACGAGGAACGTTGCGCCGTCCTTGGCATACTTGAGCATGTCGACAGATTCGAGGTGCGGAGTATGGTGGCAAGCGACAAAGTCAGCTTCGTTTTCGCCAATGAGGTACGGGGCGTCGATGATGCTCTTACCGAAGCGGAGGTGAGAGGTGGTCATGGAACCGGACTTCTTGGAGTCGTAAACGAAGTAGCCCTGGGCGTAGTTGTCGGTTTCGTTACCGATAATCTTGATGGAGTTCTTGTTGGCACCCACGGTACCGTCGGAACCGAGACCGAAGAACATGGCCTGGAAGAAGTCGCTTTCAAGCTTGAAGTTCGGGTCGATGGTGAGGCTCGTGTGGCACACGTCGTCGTTGATACCGACGGTGAAGCGTGCCTTCGGGTCGGCCTTGGCGAGTTCGTCGTAGATGGCCTTGACCATAGCCGGCGTGAATTCCTTGGAAGAGAGACCGTAGCGGCCGCCGATCATCTTCGGCATAGCCATCTTGCCTGCCATCACGGCTTCGGAAATAGCGGTCAGGGCATCCTGGAAGAGCGGTTCGCCAGCGGAACCCGGTTCCTTGCAGCGGTCGAGAACGGCAATCTTCTTGACAGTCTTCGGGAGGGCTGCAACGACGGCTTCCATCGGGAACGGGCGGTACAGGCGGATGTTGACGAGACCGACCTTTTCGCCCTTCCCGTTGAGGTACTTGACGGTGTCACCGATGGTGCAGGTCGAAGAACCCATAGAAATGATTACACGTTCTGCATCAGCAGCACCGACGTAGTCCACGATGTGGTACTGACGGCCAGTGTAGCTAGCAACCTTGTCCATGTACTTCTGGACAATTTCCGGAACCTTTGCATAGAACGGGTTCACGGTTTCACGACCCTGGAAGTAAACGTCCGGGTTCTGGGCGGTACCGCGCATAGTCGGGCGGTCCGGTGTGAGGCAGCGCTGCCGGCATGCCTTCACATACTTTTCGTCGATAACGTTACGGATAACGCCGTCTTCGAGAGCTTCAATCTTCATCACTTCGTGAGAAGTGCGGAAGCCGTCAAAGAAGTGCATAAACGGAACGCGGCTTTCGAGTGTAGAAGCGTGGGCCACGAGAGCGAGGTCCTGGCATTCCTGGACGCAGCTGGAGGCGAGCATTGCAAAACCCGTCTGGCGGCAAGCCATAACGTCGGAGTGGTCACCGAAAATGGAAAGGCCCTGCATAGCAAGAGCACGGGCAGTC
Coding sequences:
- the glgC gene encoding glucose-1-phosphate adenylyltransferase, yielding MSWSYSREHQKNILCMIMAGGQGSRLQPLTRDRAKPAVHFGGTYRIIDFVLNNFINSGIFKIKVLTQFKSDSLNKHISAAWSLNASLDQYVDLVPAQMRTGDEWYRGTADAIFQNINLITDERPDLVAIFGGDHIYKMDINQMIDFHLSRAALLTIAAIPVPVEEAREFGIIEIDADNRMIGFEEKPKEPKQMPNRPGWCLASMGNYLFTSKFLVRELLKGANDGATDFGKHIIPRLYKEYPVYVYDFNTNIVRGEKASTKGYWRDVGTLDAFFEANMDLCSENPPFDLYNNYWPIRTYNWNQPPARFFAGDNESHQGAAVDSIVSAGCIIGGGTVVKSILSPGVTIQKDALVEESILFPNVTIGPGAKVRRAIVEKGLHIPAGFQIGYDLERDKQLFHVTESGIVVLAKDTIIKA
- a CDS encoding IMP cyclohydrolase → MSEELVLKFVDPQPMRYGENSHQSAVFYRDPTCTEANLASAKQLWGKELSFNNIVDADAALEMAREFSDGNAVVIVKHMNPCGLATGETLREALEAAWAGDPVSAFGSVIAVTRKVDLKTAEFLKGKFVEILLAPAFDDDALEFLKNKSKDIRLLEVGEIKKAVACKVYKHVIGGMLVQDRDIGTWEKFECVTKAQFPKNKEDLARFTWLVTKHTKSNAIVMCYEYKPGYFQVMGLGPGQPNRIDSNLRLCQPRVRDNVARMPEAKEFFDENGKLVNEAGLKALEKKVFGEVVMGSDAFFPFPDNVEAAHDAGVRYIVQPGGSKKDDLSIESADKFGIAMVFTGMRHFRH
- the nifJ gene encoding pyruvate:ferredoxin (flavodoxin) oxidoreductase, with product MAKKMIACDGNEATASVAFAVSEVAAIYPITPSSPMAEHADNWSAAGKKNIWGQVPRVFEMQSEGGAAGTVHGALQAGALTTTFTASQGLLLMIPNMYKIAGELTPTVFHVTARALAMQGLSIFGDHSDVMACRQTGFAMLASSCVQECQDLALVAHASTLESRVPFMHFFDGFRTSHEVMKIEALEDGVIRNVIDEKYVKACRQRCLTPDRPTMRGTAQNPDVYFQGRETVNPFYAKVPEIVQKYMDKVASYTGRQYHIVDYVGAADAERVIISMGSSTCTIGDTVKYLNGKGEKVGLVNIRLYRPFPMEAVVAALPKTVKKIAVLDRCKEPGSAGEPLFQDALTAISEAVMAGKMAMPKMIGGRYGLSSKEFTPAMVKAIYDELAKADPKARFTVGINDDVCHTSLTIDPNFKLESDFFQAMFFGLGSDGTVGANKNSIKIIGNETDNYAQGYFVYDSKKSGSMTTSHLRFGKSIIDAPYLIGENEADFVACHHTPHLESVDMLKYAKDGATFLVNTPHSADTVWDTFPRPVQEAIIKKHLKVFVIDAYAVAAKTGMGRRINTVMQTCFFSKLGNVLDAETAIKYIKKYAEKTYAKKGMEVVQKNWDAIDASLANLFEVKVPSAVTSTKEFRAPIHGNAPKFVNEVTAEIIKGNGEQLPVSKMPCDGVFPTGTTKYEKRDLALNIPSWNPDACVQCGKCAMVCPHAAIRMKVVDESAVKNAPEGFKYTPAKGFKLEGSDKPVFAISVSSYDCTGCGVCTQACIGKDKTDTTKKAINMVPQEPIKVQEGKCWDFFVDLPEFDRTKVNKNLVKQAMLLEPLFEFSGSCAGCGETAYVRLVSQLFGDRMVVANATGCSSIYGGNLPTTPWAKNKEGRGPAWANSLFEDNAEFGLGMRLAITKHAKQALSLLEAVNVPAELKEKLTTQKQDDEAGIKAQRENVAALKAALAGATDDASVSLRDEFADYLVKKSVWIFGGDGWAYDIGYGGLDHVMATGENVNICVLDTEVYSNTGGQASKATNRGAVALFAAAGKRAGKKDLGLIAMSYKNVYVGRIALGANDAQALKVLQEAEAHNGPSLIICYCPCINHGFDLNSQLQHQKMAVDSGYWTLLRYNPALAAEGKAPLILDSKKPTIPVAEYIYTENRFKALTRTNPEVAKALADDLQKEVDARYAFYDAMSKDTEGLISL
- a CDS encoding NifU family protein, with product MNEEQSAKFSQKLQDIAKAPKYRGAIFQIEADEKGLALVDVKEASLKVYLMIDPECDKILETRFFTYGGPLFTALADSFCRKIQMATVDDACKITAESLEEELRDTPDVRAIPEDAVEIKQMNTLISKILLVYPEKKATAIIVREKMERIKYRTQTAEGRAEADAEWNALTKAQKIEKIEQWLHQTVRGTLQGDGGDIQILDLTDDNRLQIRYQGACAGCGSAMGGTLFYIEDELKNNVYYNLIVEPEDPLANLPQNPNLPGMDDNNPPASLF